The following are encoded together in the Sparus aurata chromosome 1, fSpaAur1.1, whole genome shotgun sequence genome:
- the LOC115577115 gene encoding TNF receptor-associated factor 5-like isoform X2, with protein MATASTKLGGSKESSLQSEESVRSEESRMRSTGPAGSWEAELTSIQHSLKFVLALKEEFVCPVCRGVVLNPQQNSCGHIYCLHCLQGLLERSAPSGPVCPVDGAVITLAEVFQDNCCKREISNLEVYCSNYPACTSVVTLHHLQEHLRSCQYEQLQCCNPGCSAALQRKHLQEHLTNTCPHRMEPCPHCQQPQRLSLMQDHVWSSCPEVEVDCPNSCSQKVPRHKLSEHGQSCPEVYVNCSYKRFGCSVQGKRGKVKLHEDAAVNHHMLLVLRSNTHLEQQVEVLQEEALLRQQEVQTDGLLLAGLQKEIRPLLQQNSSHEHMVSTAQRTLSRQEDVLSTVQLEVQQVSLGLGPGLEELEQLRKSLDAVMQEVSATEALKEHLGTLEESLKHHSGLLDLHAAQLGRNKQHLQELEATSYDGKLIWKIEDFRNKKEAEARGQPPCLSSVPFHTGRCGYKMAAKVYLNGDGEGRGTHLSLYVVLMPGDFDALLSWPFKQTVSLSVLDQSGAGNHRTLSFRPDPTSKSFQRPAAESVSNVAVGFSCFIPLNKLEAPQNAAYVNDDTLFVKVKVDRTGLEQL; from the exons ATGGCAACAGCGAGCACGAAGCTGGGAGGATCGAAGGAGTCCAGTTTGCAGTCTGAGGAGTCTGTGAGGTCCGAGGAGTCCAGGATGAGGTCGACGGGCCCTGCGGGCTCCTGGGAGGCAGAACTGACCTCCATCCAGCACTCCCTGAAGTTTGTGTTGGCGCTGAAGGAGGAGTTTGTTTGTCCTGTCTGCAGAGGAGTCGTGCTCAACCCTCAGCAGAACTCCTGTGGACATATCTACTGCCTCCACTGTCTCCAAGGACTGCT tgagCGTTCAGCACCGTCCGGTCCAGTTTGTCCCGTGGATGGAGCCGTGATCACACTAGCTGAG GTTTTCCAGGACAACTGCTGCAAACGAGAAATCTCTAATTTAGAAGTGTACTGTTCCAACTACCCAGCATGCACCTCTGTCGTCACATTACACCACCTGCAG GAGCACCTGAGGTCGTGTCAGTACGAACAGCTGCAGTGCTGCAATCCAGGCTGCAGCGCGGCGCTACAGAGGAAACACCTGCAGGAACACCTAACCAACACCTGTCCTCACCGCATGGAGCCCTGCCCACACTGCCAGCAGCCGCAGCGACTCAGCCTCATGCAG GATCACGTGTGGAGCTCCTGTCCGGAGGTCGAGGTGGACTGTCCCAACAGCTGCTCCCAGAAGGTCCCCAGACACAAG CTGTCAGAGCACGGACAGTCGTGTCCTGAGGTTTACGTCAACTGTTCTTATAAGAGGTTCGGCTGCTCCGTGCAG GGTaagagagggaaagtgaagCTGCATGAAGACGCTGCCGTCAATCACCACATGCTGCTGGTCCTGAGGAGCAACACTCACCTGGAACAACAG GTGGAGGTTCTTCAGGAGGAGGCGCTgctgaggcagcaggaggtgcAGACGGACGGTTTACTGCTCGCTGGTCTGCAGAAGGAAATAAGACCACTGCTGCAACAGAACAGCAGCCATGAACACATGGTCTCTACAGCTCAG AGGACTCTCAGCAGGCAGGAGGACGTCCTGTCCACCGTCCAGCTGGAAGTCCAGCAGGTGTCTCTGGGACTGGGTCCTGgtctggaggagctggagcagctCAGGAAGTCTCTGGATGCTGTGATGCAGGAAGTGTCGGCTACCGAGGCCCTCAAAGAACACCTGG gaacTTTGGAGGAGAGTCTGAAGCACCACTCAGGTCTCCTGGATCTCCACGCGGCTCAGCTCGGTCGGAACAAGCAGCACCTGCAGGAGCTCGAGGCCACGTCCTACGACGGCAAACTGATCTGGAAGATCGAGGACTTCAGGAACAAGAAGGAGGCCGAGGCCAGAGGTCAGCCGCCTTGCCTTAGCAGCGTGCCGTTCCACACCGGGCGCTGTGGctacaaaatggctgccaagGTCTATCTGAATGGGGACGGGGAAGGAAGAGGGACTCACCTGTCCCTTTATGTTGTCCTGATGCCAGGAGACTTTGATGCTCTGTTGTCATGGCCTTTCAAACAGaccgtctctctgtctgttctggATCAGAGCGGTGCTGGTAATCACCGAACTCTCAGCTTTAGACCCGACCCAAcatccaaaagcttccaacgaCCCGCCGCCGAGTCTGTCAGCAACGTGGCTGTTGGATTTTCATGCTTCATTCCTCTGAACAAGCTGGAAGCTCCCCAGAACGCTGCGTATGTCAACGATGACACGCTGTTTGTCAAAGTGAAAGTGGACAGAACTGGTTTAGAGCAGCTGTaa
- the LOC115577115 gene encoding TNF receptor-associated factor 5-like isoform X1 → MSLFMATASTKLGGSKESSLQSEESVRSEESRMRSTGPAGSWEAELTSIQHSLKFVLALKEEFVCPVCRGVVLNPQQNSCGHIYCLHCLQGLLERSAPSGPVCPVDGAVITLAEVFQDNCCKREISNLEVYCSNYPACTSVVTLHHLQEHLRSCQYEQLQCCNPGCSAALQRKHLQEHLTNTCPHRMEPCPHCQQPQRLSLMQDHVWSSCPEVEVDCPNSCSQKVPRHKLSEHGQSCPEVYVNCSYKRFGCSVQGKRGKVKLHEDAAVNHHMLLVLRSNTHLEQQVEVLQEEALLRQQEVQTDGLLLAGLQKEIRPLLQQNSSHEHMVSTAQRTLSRQEDVLSTVQLEVQQVSLGLGPGLEELEQLRKSLDAVMQEVSATEALKEHLGTLEESLKHHSGLLDLHAAQLGRNKQHLQELEATSYDGKLIWKIEDFRNKKEAEARGQPPCLSSVPFHTGRCGYKMAAKVYLNGDGEGRGTHLSLYVVLMPGDFDALLSWPFKQTVSLSVLDQSGAGNHRTLSFRPDPTSKSFQRPAAESVSNVAVGFSCFIPLNKLEAPQNAAYVNDDTLFVKVKVDRTGLEQL, encoded by the exons ATGTCATT GTTCATGGCAACAGCGAGCACGAAGCTGGGAGGATCGAAGGAGTCCAGTTTGCAGTCTGAGGAGTCTGTGAGGTCCGAGGAGTCCAGGATGAGGTCGACGGGCCCTGCGGGCTCCTGGGAGGCAGAACTGACCTCCATCCAGCACTCCCTGAAGTTTGTGTTGGCGCTGAAGGAGGAGTTTGTTTGTCCTGTCTGCAGAGGAGTCGTGCTCAACCCTCAGCAGAACTCCTGTGGACATATCTACTGCCTCCACTGTCTCCAAGGACTGCT tgagCGTTCAGCACCGTCCGGTCCAGTTTGTCCCGTGGATGGAGCCGTGATCACACTAGCTGAG GTTTTCCAGGACAACTGCTGCAAACGAGAAATCTCTAATTTAGAAGTGTACTGTTCCAACTACCCAGCATGCACCTCTGTCGTCACATTACACCACCTGCAG GAGCACCTGAGGTCGTGTCAGTACGAACAGCTGCAGTGCTGCAATCCAGGCTGCAGCGCGGCGCTACAGAGGAAACACCTGCAGGAACACCTAACCAACACCTGTCCTCACCGCATGGAGCCCTGCCCACACTGCCAGCAGCCGCAGCGACTCAGCCTCATGCAG GATCACGTGTGGAGCTCCTGTCCGGAGGTCGAGGTGGACTGTCCCAACAGCTGCTCCCAGAAGGTCCCCAGACACAAG CTGTCAGAGCACGGACAGTCGTGTCCTGAGGTTTACGTCAACTGTTCTTATAAGAGGTTCGGCTGCTCCGTGCAG GGTaagagagggaaagtgaagCTGCATGAAGACGCTGCCGTCAATCACCACATGCTGCTGGTCCTGAGGAGCAACACTCACCTGGAACAACAG GTGGAGGTTCTTCAGGAGGAGGCGCTgctgaggcagcaggaggtgcAGACGGACGGTTTACTGCTCGCTGGTCTGCAGAAGGAAATAAGACCACTGCTGCAACAGAACAGCAGCCATGAACACATGGTCTCTACAGCTCAG AGGACTCTCAGCAGGCAGGAGGACGTCCTGTCCACCGTCCAGCTGGAAGTCCAGCAGGTGTCTCTGGGACTGGGTCCTGgtctggaggagctggagcagctCAGGAAGTCTCTGGATGCTGTGATGCAGGAAGTGTCGGCTACCGAGGCCCTCAAAGAACACCTGG gaacTTTGGAGGAGAGTCTGAAGCACCACTCAGGTCTCCTGGATCTCCACGCGGCTCAGCTCGGTCGGAACAAGCAGCACCTGCAGGAGCTCGAGGCCACGTCCTACGACGGCAAACTGATCTGGAAGATCGAGGACTTCAGGAACAAGAAGGAGGCCGAGGCCAGAGGTCAGCCGCCTTGCCTTAGCAGCGTGCCGTTCCACACCGGGCGCTGTGGctacaaaatggctgccaagGTCTATCTGAATGGGGACGGGGAAGGAAGAGGGACTCACCTGTCCCTTTATGTTGTCCTGATGCCAGGAGACTTTGATGCTCTGTTGTCATGGCCTTTCAAACAGaccgtctctctgtctgttctggATCAGAGCGGTGCTGGTAATCACCGAACTCTCAGCTTTAGACCCGACCCAAcatccaaaagcttccaacgaCCCGCCGCCGAGTCTGTCAGCAACGTGGCTGTTGGATTTTCATGCTTCATTCCTCTGAACAAGCTGGAAGCTCCCCAGAACGCTGCGTATGTCAACGATGACACGCTGTTTGTCAAAGTGAAAGTGGACAGAACTGGTTTAGAGCAGCTGTaa